In Thermus hydrothermalis, the DNA window CGAAAGGGAGGCCCTCCAGGCCTACTTTGACCACGTGGCGAAGAGCGTCACCGGGGTGGCCCGGCTCAAGCTCTACAAGGGGAACGTCTACGTGGTGGGGCGGAAGGCGGAGAAAAGCCTCTACCAGAAGGACCTGGTGTCCTTTGACGAGCTTGGGGGCTACGACCAAAAGGACGCCGAGGGCTTCATCAAGATCCACGCCCTGCGCCTGAGGGTGCGGGCCATGGCGGAGGGGCGGCGTGGCGCATAGGACCTGGGGAGGCCGCTTCCAGGAGGGCCCGGATGCCCTCGCCGCCCGTTTCAACGCTTCCCTTTCCTTTGACCGGGCCCTTTGGCGGGAGGACCTCTGGCAAAACCGGGTCCACGCCCGCATGCTCCAGGCGGTGGGCCTCCTTTCGGAGGAGGAGCTAGAGGCCATCCTGAAGGGGCTAGACCAGATAGAGGAGGAGATTGAGGCGGGCACGTTTCCCTGGCGGGAGGACCTCGAGGACGTGCACATGAACCTCGAGGCCCGCCTCATGGAGCTCATCGGCCCCCCGGGGGGCAAGCTCCACACGGCCCGTAGCCGCAACGACCAGGTGGCCACGGACTTTAGGCTTTTCCTGCGGGCGGCCCTAGACGAGCTTCTTGCCCTCCTCTTGGAGGTGCGCCGGGTCCTCGTGCGGGAGGCGGAAAAGCACTTAGAACCCCTTTTCGTCCTTCCCGGCTACACCCACCTGCAACGGGCCCAGCCCATCCTCCTTTCCCACTGGTTCTTGGCCTACTACGAGATGCTCACCCGGGATGCCGGAAGGCTTCTGGACGCCCGCACCCGCCTCAACGAAAGCCCCTTAGGGGCCGCTGCCCTGGCGGGCACGGGCTTCCCCATAGACCGCCACTTCACCGCCAAGGAGCTCGGCTTTGAGCGCCCCATGCGCAACTCCCTGGACGCCGTGGGGAGCCGGGACTTCGCCCTGGAGGTCCTTTCCGCCTTAAATATCGGCATGCTCCACCTTTCCCGCTTGGCGGAGGAGCTCATCCTCTATAGCACGGAGGAGTTCGGCTTCGTGGAGGTTCCCGATGCCTTCGCCACCGGCTCCTCCATCATGCCCCAGAAGAAGAACCCGGACATCCTGGAGCTCATCCGGGCCAAGGCGGGGAGGGTGCTCGGGGCCTTGGTGGGGCTTTCCGCCGTGGTGAAGGGCCTGCCCCTGGCCTACAACAAGGACCTGCAGGAGGACAAGGAGCCCTTGTTGGACGCCCTCGCCACCTACCGGGATAGCCTCAAGCTCCTCGCTGCCCTATTGCCGGGCCTCAAGTGGCGCCGGGAAAGGATGTGGCGGGCGGCGGAGGAAGGGTTTTCCCTGGCCACGGAGCTCGCCGACTACCTGGCGGCAAAGGGCCTCCCCTTCCGGGAGGCCCACCACGTGGTGGGGCGGCTGGTGCGGCGGCTTCTGGAGGAGGGGAGGGGGCTTAAGGATCTGAGCCTGGAAGAACTACAGGAAGCCCACCCCCTCTTCGCCGAGGATGCCCTAGGCCTTCTGCGCCTAGAAACCGCCATCCACCGCCGCCAATCCTTTGGGGGCACGGCCCCGGAGGCGGTGCGGGCGAGGGTGTTGGAGGCCAAGGAGGAGGTGGGCCTTGCTTGAACTGGAGCTTCCCACGGCGGCGCTCCCCGAGGTGCGCCCCCAGGCGGGGGTGGAGCTGAGGAAGGCGCGTCTAAGCGACGTGGACGCCATCTACTGGCTCATCCGCTACTGGGCGGAGAAGGGCTTGATGCTCGTCCGGAGCCACAGCCACCTTTACGAGAACATCCGCGACTTCCAGGTCCTGGAGGACGAGGACGGCCACATCGTGGGCACCGTGGCCCTCCACGTCCTCTGGCGGGACCTGGCGGAGATCCGGGGCCTCGCCGTCCACCCGGCGCGGCAGGGACAGGGCCTTGGGCGCTGGCTGGTCCTCGGGGCGGAGCGGGAGGCCCGCGACCTCGGGCTTCCCCGGGTCTTCGCCTGGACGCTTCAGGTGAACTTCTTCCGCAACCTGGGCTACCAGGTGACGAGCCGGGAGGCCCTTCCCCCCAAGGTGTGGAGCGAGTGCAACGCCTGCCCCTTTTACGAGAACTGCCGGGAGATCGCCGTCATCAAGCACCTTTCCCCAGGGGCCTTTGGGGGCTAGAATGGCTGGGATGGAGGGGGAATGGGAGTAAAGGAGCGCGCCGTTTTGGTCCTGGAAGACGGCACCGTCTACCGCGGTTACGCCTTCGGCGCCCGGGGGAAGACGGTGGGGGAGGTGGTCTTCAACACCGCCCAGACGGGCTACCAGGAGATCATGACCGACCCCAGCTACCACGGGCAGATCGTGGTCATGACCTACCCCCACCAGGGCAACTACGGGGTGAACGTCTACGACATGCAGTCCAACCGTCCCTGGGTGCGGGGCTTCGTGGCCAAGGAGTTTAGCCGCGTGGCCTCTAACCCCCGGGCCCAGCAGACCATCGGGGAGTTCATGGAGTTCTACGGGGTGGTGGGGATTGAGGGCATAGACACCCGGGCCCTGGTGCGCAAGATCCGGGAAGGGGGGGTCTTGAAGGGGGTTATCGCCCACGCAAGCCTCTACGGGAGCCCCGACCACGACTTCACGGAGGAGGAGCTGGAGGCGTTGCGCCAGGAGGCCAAGGCCTGGACGGACATTGACGGGCGGGACATGACCCCCGAGGTCTCCACCCCCCTGCCCTACGCCTGGCCCACCCTGAAGTCCGGGCGGCGCATCGTGGTCATGGACTTCGGCATCAAGCATGCCATCGTGGAGAACCTGGCCGCCTTGGGCTTTGAGATCCTCGTGGTCCCGGGCAAGACCCCGGCGAGCCAGATCATGGCCCTGGAGCCCCACGGCCTCCTCATCAGCAACGGTCCCGGCGATCCCTCCATGCCCCGCTACGCCCACGAAACCATCTGGAAGCTCATGGGGCTTCTCCCCACCTTCGGCATCTGCCTGGGGCACCAGCTTCTCGCCCTGGCGGCGGGGGGGCGCACCTACAAGATGAAGTTCGGCCACCGCGGGGCCAACCACCCGGTGAAGAACCTCCTCACGGGGAAGGTGGAGATCACCAGCCAGAACCACGGCTACGCCGTGGACATAGACTCCCTAAAGGAGTTCCGCCCCACCCACATCAACCTGAACGACGGGACCCTCGAGGGCATGGCCCACGCCCGCTACCCCGTCTTCTCCGTGCAGTACCACCCCGAGGCGGCCCCGGGCCCCCACGACGCCCTCTACCTCTTCCGCCGCTTCCTGGAGGAGGTGGAGGCCTTCCACGGGGCCACGGGCCTCCCCGTGGAGAAGCGCCGGCCGGACGGGCACGGCATCTAGTAGTCCATGCCCCGGATATTCCCCTCCTCGTCCACGTCAATCCGGAGGGCCTGGGGCACCTTGGGCAGGCCGGGCAGGGTCTCAATCCCCCCCATGTAGACCACCACAAACCCTGCCCCAAAGCGGCACTTAAGGTCCGTGACCCGCACGGTGAAGCCCTTGGGCCGGCCCCGGAGCTTGGGGTTATCGGAGAGGGAGGTGGCCGCCTTGGCCATGACCACGGGCAAGGCCTCGCACCCCTCCTTCTTGGCCGCCCGAAGGGCCCGCTTGGCCTCCTCGCTCCACTCCACCCCTAGGGCCCCGTAGACCTCCTTGGCGATGGTGGCCACCTTCTCCTCCAAGGGGGCTTCCAGGGGGTAGAGGGGGCGGTAGGCGTGGGGAAGGGAGAGGGCTTCCAGCACCCTTTCCGCCAGTTCTAACCCTCCCTCGCCCCCCTTGGCGTACACCTCGCTTAGGGCGAAGGGGAGGCCCCTTTCCCGGGCGAAATCCCGCACCAGGGCGATCTCCTCCTCGGCGTCCGTGGGGAAGCGGTTCAGGGCCAAAACCGGGGTGTAGCCGAAAAGCCGCACGTTCTCCACGTGCTTTTCCAGGTTGGCCAAGCCCTCCTTCACCGCCTTGGGGTCGGGCATTTCGTAGGCGTCCTGCCCCCCGTGGTAGCGCAGGGCGCGGATGGTGGCCACCAAGACCACCGCCTCGGGGATGAGCCCTGCGGTGCGGGCCACCACGTTCATGAACTTCTCCATGCCCAAATCGGTGGCGAAGCCCGCCTCCTGGACCACGTAGTCTGCCAGGCCCAGGGCGAAAAGGCTCGCCCGCACGGAGTTGGTGCCGTGGGCGATGTTGCCAAACGGCCCCATGTGGACGAAGGCGGGGTTCCCCTCCGCCGTCTGCACCAGGTTGGGCAGGAAGGCCTGGCGGAGGAGGGCGGCCATGGCCCCCACCGCCCCCAGGTCCTTGGCGTAGACCGGCTGGCCCTCGAGGGTGAAGCCCAGGCGGATCTCCCCAAGACGCCGCTTCAGGTCTTTAAAGTCCCGGGCCAGGCTCATGAGGGCCATGACCTCGCTGGCCACGGTGAGCTCAAACCCCCCTTCCCGGGGCACCCCGTGGGCCTTGCCCCCTAAGCCCAAGACGATGTGGCGCAGGGCCCGGTCGTTCATGTCAATGGCCCGCTTGAGCTCAATGCGCCTCGGGTCAATCCCGAGCTCGTTCCCTTGGTGCAGGTGGTTGTCCAAAAGGGCGTTGAGGAGGTTCACCGCTGAGGTCACCGCGTGGAAGTCCCCGGTGAAGTGCAGGTTGATCTCGTGCCGGGGCTCAATGCGGGCCTTTCCGCCCCCCGTGGCCCCGCCCTTCACCCCGAAGACCGGGCCCAAGGAGGGCTCCCGGAGGGCCAAGGCGGCCCGCTTGCCGAGCCGCCACAGGGCGTCCACCAGGCCGATGGCGGTGGTGGTCTTGCCCTCTCCCGCCGGGGTGGGGGTGATGGCGGTGACCAGGATGAGCCGCCCCTTGGCCTTGGGGGGCTCGCCCAGGACCTTGGCCATGTGGGGGCCGTAGAGGTAAAGCCGCTCGCGGCCTAGGCCGAGCTTGGCCGCCACCTCTTCTATGGGAAGAAGCGCTTCCTTGACGATCACGGGGTAAGCTTACTCCTCCCCCCTAGGGAGAGAAGTCCCGGTTCCCCCCGGAAAGCACCAGGGCCAGGGTTTCGGGGAGGCTTGCCCCGTGTTCCAGCACCGCCGCCAAGGGCAAGGCCCCCGTGGGCTCCACCACCTGCTTCGTGCGGGTGAAGAGGAGGCGTTCGGCCTCGAGGAGGGCCTCCTCGCTCACGGCCAAGATCCCGTCCACCTTCTCCTTCAGGATGGGGAAGGTGAGGCGCCCCAGGCTTAGGGTGCGCACCCCGTCCGCCCGGGTCCTGGGAGGCTCGGCCAGGCGCACGATCTCCCCCTTGAGGAGGCTTTGCCGGGCGTCGTCCGCCCCCACGGGCTCCACCCCGTAGACCCGGGTGGTGGGGGAGAGGGCCTTGATGGCGGTGGCCACCCCGGCGAGGAGCCCACCCCCGCCCACGGGGGCCAGGACCGCCTCGGGGAAAAGCCCCCTTTTCCCCGCTTGGGCCAGAAGCTCGAGGCCCACCGTGCCCTGCCCCGCCACCACCCAGGGGTCGTCAAAGGGGTGGAGGAAGGCGTAGCCGGTTTCCTGGAGGAGGGCCTTGGCCACCTCCTCCCGGTTGGCCACGGTCACCCCTTGGTCGTAAACCTCGGCCCCGTAGGCCCGGGTTGCCGCCTTCTTGAAGGGGCTTGCGTCCTCGGGCATGACGATGAGGGCCTTGACCCCGAGGACCTGGGCGGCGTAGGCCACCCCTTGGGCGTGGTTGCCGCTGGAAACCGCCAGGAGGCCCTTGGGGCTTTCCAGGGTGAGGGCCTTGGAAAGGGCCCCCCGGGCCTTGAAGCTCCCGGTCTTCTGCAGGTGCTCGGCCTTGAGGAGGAGGCGCTTCCCCAAGAGGGCGTCCAGGAGCCTCGAGGTGAGGAGGGGGGTGCGGTGGGTGTAGGGGGCGATGCGGCGGAAGGCGGCGTGGATCTCTGCCAGGTCCATGCCCCCATCATGCCAGGGTGGACACCCCCGCCCCAGGGCGCTAAAGTGGTAGGGGTATGGACTTCCTCTACACCCTAACCATCCTCCTTTACCTCGGCGTGGCCGGCCTTTTGGTCTACCTGGTCCTGGTGCAGGAGCCCAAGCAGGGGGCGGGGGACCTCATGGGCGCCTCCACCGACCTCTTCTCCGCCCGCGGCGTCACCGGGGGGCTTTACCGCCTCACCGTGATCCTGGGGGTGGTCTTCGCCGCTTTGGCCCTTTTGATTGGCCTCTGGCCCCGTTGACAACTGGCCCTCCCCCCGGTACCATAGGCGTTGCCTGGGGCCGTGGCGCAGTTGGGAGCGCGCCTCAATGGCATTGAGGAGGTCAGGGGTTCGAATCCCCTCGGCTCCACCAGAAAGCCCCCCGCAAGGGGGGTTTCCCCATTTTGCCCCTGGGTGCTACCGGTGCCTTCTGTGGCTTCCAGGATGCTTCTTCCGCCTGCCCCGAACCATCCGCTTTTCCCGAGCCGGGGCATTGACCCTTGAGCTTTCACGTCCCAGAATGGGAAGGATGCGCGCCGCCTTCCGCACCCTGGGGTGCAAGGTGAACCAGGTGGAAACCGAGGCCCTTTTGGGCTTCCTGAAGGCCTTGGAGCCCGAGGTGGTGCCCCTCGAGGCGGGGGCCGACCTCGTGGTCATCAACACCTGCGCTGTCACCACCACCGCCGAGGCGGACGCCCGCAAGGAGATCCGCCGGGCGCGGCGGGCCAACCCCGAGGCCTTCATCGTGGTCACCGGGTGCTACGCCGAACTGGCCCCGGAAGCGATCCGGGAGCTCGGGGTCGATGCCGTGGTGCCCAATAGCCGCAAGGCCGAGCTTCCCAAGGTGATCCTGGAGCATTTCGGCCTCCCCTCCGACCCCATCACCACCCCGCCCAACGAGTTCTGGGGGGCGGGAGAGCGGGGGCTTTTGAATAGCCGGGTCCGGGCCTTTTTGAAGGTGCAGGACGGCTGCCAGGTGGGGTGCGCCTACTGCATCATCCCTAGGCTCAGGGGAAAGGAGCGCCACCGGGACCACCGGGACGCCTTGGCCGAGGCGGAGGCCCTTCTGCGGCTGGGCATACGGGAGATCGTCCTCACCGGGGTGCGGCTTGGGAGCTACCGGGGGCACCCTAGGGGCATCGCTGGGCTCGTGGAGGACCTTTACCACCTGGGGGCCAAGGTGCGGCTTTCCTCCATAGAGCCGGAGGACACCGGGGAGGACCTCCTCCGGGTCATGGCCCGCTACGCCCCGGAGGTGCGGCCCCACCTCCACCTTTCCCTGCAGACGGGCTCGGACCGGCTCCTGAAGCTCATGGGCCGCCGGTACGATAAGGCCTACTACCGGAACCTGGTGCAAAGGGCCTACGAGCTCATCCCCGGTTTTGCCCTCACCACCGACGTCATTGCCGGGCTTCCCACGGAGACGGAGGAGGAGCACCGGGAAACCCTGGCCTTCCTGGAGGAGCTTCGGCCCACCCGGGTCCACGCCTTCACCTACACCCCCCGCCCCAAGACCCGGGCCGCCTCCATGCCCCAGGTGCCCCCGGAGGTGCGCAAGCGCCGCACCAAGGAACTCATCGCCTTGGCCCACCGCCTGGCGGAGGAGCGCATTAGGCCCAAGCTGGGCGAAACGGTGGAGGTCCTGGTGGAGCGCCTCCAGGGGGGGTACGCCCTGGGCCACACCCCCGACTACTACGAGGCCCGCCTCCAAGGCCCGGCCCGGCCCGGGGAAACGGTCCTTGCCCGGGTGGAGGGGGTGGAGGGGTACACCCTCTTGGGCCGGGTGGTGGGGGTCAAGGAGGAGGCCCGCTTGGAGCTTCCCCTAAGGTAGACTTTTTCCCATGGATTGCGTGTTTTGCCGCATCGTCCGGGGAGAGCTTCCCGCCCGCAAGGTCTACGAGGACGGGGGCTTCGTGGCCTTCCACGATATCCGGCCGAGGGCGCCCGTCCACGTCCTGGTGGTGCCCAAGGAGCACGTGGAGAAGCTTTCGGATTACCCCGATAGCGAGGAGGGGGAGAGGAAGCTCGGGGCCCTTTTCCGCACCGCCAACCGGGTGGCGCGGCTTCTCGGGCTTCCCGGCTACAAACTCCAGGTGCACGTGGGGGAGAAGGGGGGCCAGGAGGTCTTCCACATCCACGTGCACGTCATGGGGAGCCCCGCCTAAAGCGGTCCAGGACCCGGCCCTCGGGGTCTAGGGCGTAGCCCTGGAGGGCGGTTTCCGTGGCCTCCAGGAAGAGGGCGTGGTGGGCCACGGCGAGGGCCCGGCTAAAGGGGAGGGGAGGCCGGGTGGGGTAGAGCCTCGCCCCGCCGCCCCCCAGGACCAGGTGGGTGGTGGGGCCCACCTCGAGGCGCTCGTAGTGGTGGTCGTGCCCGGCGAGGACCAAGGCCACCCCATGGCGCCTTAGGAGGGGTTCTAAGAGGCTTCGCAAGAGGGGGCTTCCCCCGTGGAGCCCCGAGGAATAGAGGGGGCGGTGGAGGACGAGGATGCGCCAGGGGGCGGTGGCGTGGGCCAAGGCCTCGCTGAGCCAGGCCCTCTGGGCCAGGAGGTCGGCCTCGCTGTAGAGGACGAAGAAGGCCACGGGTCCCAACCGGAACTGGTAGTAGGGCCCTTCTCGGCGGAAGCGCCTAAGCTGCTCGGCCAGGGCGGGGGCATCGTGGTTGCCGAAGGCGGGGTACAGGGGCACCGCCGGGAGGTCCTGGATAAACCGCTCCACCACCTGGCCCCTGGGGTAAAAGTTGTCCCCCACGGTGAGGAGGGCCGTGAGGGGGTTTTGGGCGTGGGATTTTCGCAGAAGGGCCGCCACCTGGGCCCTTCCCGGGGTGTCGGCACCCCAGTCCCCCAGGACCGCCACCCGCACCCCTTGGGCCAGGGCCGGGAGGAAGAAAAAGAGGAGGATGGCCCGGGACACGGGCTAGGCTTCCGCCGCCCCGTGGGGTTTGAGGCTCGCTTCCTCCACCCCCGCCTTCTCCACCACCTCCTCCGCCACCAGGATGGGGGCCCCCACCCGGAGGGCCAGGGCCATGGCGTCGGAGGGCCGGGCGTCCACCTCCAGTTCAATCCCCCGGTGTTCCAGGATAAGGCGGGCGTAGAAGGTGCCGTCCTTTAGGTCGGTGATCTCCACCCGTTTGAGCTTTCCTTGAAGCATTTCCATTACCGAGAGGAGGAGGTCCGGGGTGAGGGGACGGGGGGGCTTTTCCCCCTGCAGGGCCACCACGATGTGGTGGGCCTCGAGGGGGCCGATGACGATGGGGAGGAGCTTGTCATTCTCCGTCCTGAGCAGGACCACCACGCTCCCGTTCTGGGGGTCCACGCCCAGGGTTTCAATCTTGGCGTTCAGCATACTTTGAGTATAGACTGGCGGCGTGAGGACCTACCCTGTGGAGATCGCCGGGGTCAAGCGGGAGCTGCCCATCGTCCAGGTGGGCCCGGACGTGGCCGTGGCCCTTCTCAACCTACTGGGGGATACCGAGCTCACCGAGGCCGCCGCCGAGGAGTTGGCCAAGCGCCTTCCTCCGGAGGTGGAGACCCTGGTCACCCCCGAGGTCAAGGCGGTGCCCTTGGCCCACGCCCTTTCCCGCATCACGGGGAAGCCCTACGTGGTGGCCCGCAAGACGGAGAAGCCCTATATGATCAACCCCATAAGCCGCCAGGTGCTCTCCATCACCACGGGCAAACCCCAGCTCTTGGTCCTGGACGGGGCGGACGTGCCCTTGATCCGCGGGAGAAAGGTGGCCATCGTGGACGATGTGGTCTCCACGGGATCCACGCTTTCCGGCCTTAGGGAGCTCATTGAGAGCGTGGGGGGGCAGGTGGTGGCGGTTCTGGCGGTCTTCACCGAGGGCACGCCCAGGCAGGACGTCATCGCCTTGGGCCACCTACCCCTTTTTAAGCCGGAATAGGAGGGTTTTATGGAAACCTATCCCATCAGCATCGGCGGGGTGACCCGGCACGTGCCCCTGATAGAGCCTTTGCCGGGGCGGCGTATCCCCTTGGTGGAGTTTTTGGGGGACCCAGAGTTGGTGCGGGCCGCGGCCTTGGCCCTAAAGCCCTTGGTGCCCCGGGAAACCGAGGTGCTCTTCACCACGGAAACGAGCCCCATTCCCCTCACCCACGTGCTGGCAGAGGAGATGGGCCTCCCCTACGTGGTGGCCCGCCGCCGCCGCCGCCCCTACATGGAAGACCCCATTATCCAGGAGGTCCAGACCCTCACCCTGGGGGTGGGGGAGGTGCTTTGGCTAGACCGCCGCTTTGCGGAAAAGCTCTTGAACCAGAAGGTGACCCTTATTTCCGATGTGGTTTCTAGCGGCGAAACCATGCGGGCCATGGAGCGCATGGTCCAAAGGGCGGGGGGGCGGGTGGTGGGGCGCCTCGCCGCCTTCCGCCAGGGAAGCCCGGCTTTGGACGTGGTCACCGTGGCGGAACTGCCTGTTCTCTAAAGCGTAAGGAGGAGGGGCCTGGACAGGTTCCAGGCCCCTTGGTATTTGGGCGCGGGGTAGTTATGAAGCGAATCTGGGTTTGGGTTTTTTGGGGTCTGGGGCTGGTTTTGGCCGCTTTTTCCGATCTGCCGGCGGGACCGGTGGCCGAGAGGGTGGAACGTGTGGTTCAGGCGGGGTGGATGCAGGGGTATCCGGATGGCACCTTCCGGGGCACGGAACCCGTGAACCGCTACCAGTTGGTGGCCACGTTGGGGCGGGTGCTTAAGGACCTGGGTGTGGAACCCAAGGAGGTGGCCTTCAGGGACGTTCCTAAGGGGCACTGGGCTCTGGAAGGGCTGGCTTTGGCGGCGGCTTGGGACTTGGTTTCCGGATACCCCGATGGAACCTTCCGAGGCCAAGAGGAGCTGAACCGGGCGGCCTTGGCGGTGGTTCTGGCGAAGATGCTGGAGCGCTTAGGGGTGGCCAAGGAAGCCCCCTTGCCTTGGGATGTGCCCCAAGATCACTGGGCGGTTGCCGCCGTGCGCCGCGTGCTGGGAGCAGGCCTGATGGACCTCAATCCGGACGGTTCCTTTGGTTTGACCACAGAGGTCAATCGCTACCAACTGGCGCTGGCCTTGGCCGGTTTGCAACCTTTGGTGGAGGCCAAGAAGCCTGCTCCCTTTCCTCCCACCCCCTCCGTGGCCCTGCAATCCCCCTCTTTGGCTTCTCAAGAAACGTTGGACGTGGCTGCCCGCTGGGTTGGGGCTGGGGGGAAGAAGGTGGTGGTGTTGGGGGAGAGGGTTCTCCTTTGGGAGGCCGGGGGGGGTCAGGACCTCGGGCCGAACGAGGGTTTCCAAGCCGCTATTCCTCCCTGGAGGTTGAAGGGTGGGGTCCTGGAAGATGGGAAAGCCCGCTATGTCCCCTTAGGGACCAAAGAGGGAAAGGAGGTGCTACCCCCGGTGTTCCAGCGCCTTAGGGAGGGGCACCTGAGCCTGGATCCGATGGGGGCCTACCTTTTGATAGTTCCTTCTACGCCGCTTTGCGACTGCCCCAGCCGGGTGGTGCGGTTTGTCCTTCTGCTAACCAATCCAGTGGGGTTGTATGCGGAGTACGTTTACCTTTTGGACCAGCCGGGTAACCGGGTGGTGGGGGTGGCCTGGCCGGATTCCAAGAATCTTGTGGTGTTGGAGGAGGAGAAAACGCGTACGTTGCTCTACCGCGTGAACCTAGCGGCCGGGGAGGATATCGCCCTTAGCGTTTGGGATGAGGGGGGCCTCGAGGAGCGCAGCCCCCTTCCCGTGCGCCCCGTAGCCAAAACGCTCTTGGCTGCGCTTCCCCTGGTTTCGGTATGGGGGCTGGGCTTTGAGGGGCCGGAACGCCTTTTGACTACCCGTGAGGGTAAGCTGGTGCGCGTTCAGCTATCCACCGCGCTTTGGTGAAGGGCGTACACCTCTGCCCGGAGGCCGAGCCTCCGGGCGGTTTCCACGTTCTCGGGGTCATCGTCCAGGTAGAGGGTTTCCTCGGGGGAGAGGCCGAGGCCCTTTAGCGCAAGGAGAAAGGCCTCCGGGTCCGGTTTGGCGACGCCCATGGCGCAGGAGGCGAAGAAGCCATCTATGTAGCCGTCTAGGCCATGGTAGGCGAGGCTTTCCTTGAGGCTTGGCAGGGTGTTGGAAAGCACCCCCACCTTGAGCCCCTGCGCCTTTAGGCTTCGCAGGAGGGCCTCGGCGCCCGGCGCTTTGCGCATAAAGTGGTAGTAGCGGAGGCCCTTTAGCCGCTCGGGGGGCAGGCCCAAGTTTTGGGCGGCCTTCTGGGCCAGCGCTTCAAAAAAGCGGGCTTCCTCTTCCAGGGTGCGCACCTTGCGCCACCGCACCGCTTCTAAGATCTCCCGCATGGCCCAGGCGAGCACGGAAAGGGTCTTTTCCAGGCCAGGCCCGTGGGCGGCGAGGGCCAAGGCCTTCTTGTAGAGGGCCTCCTCGTCCATGAGAAGGAGTACCCCGTCCCGGTCCAACAAAGCCCCCCGCATGGGACGAGTGTAGCACCCACGCGAGGGGGCCCAGGGTCAAACAACCCGCCACACCCCCTTCTCCGTGGCCAGGTACGCCATGGGGATGTCCCAGGGGTCCCGGGGGAGGCGGGGAAGGAGGAGGGCTTCCGGTACCACCCCCAGGCGGACGGCCTTTACTTGGGCCAGGAAGCGGTCGTAAAACCCCTTGCCGTGCCCCAGGCGAAACCCCTCCCGGTCAAAGGCAAGCCCCGGGACCACCACCAGGTCCAGCACCCCTGGGTCCACCGGGGGCGTGGTGGGCTCCAGAAGGCCAAAGGGGCCTGGGGCCAGGGGGCCCAAGGGGTGCACGGAAAGCCCTTCCCCCGCCACCTTGGGCAGGTAGTAGCGGGCGGGGTGCTTTTCCGTTAGGGATAGGAGGTCCAGCTCGTGGGGTAAGGGATGGTAGAGGAGGATGTCCTGGAACCTTCGTTCCGCGAGCCAGGGGAGGAGCTGGGCCACGAGCTCCACGGAAAGGGCGCGGCGGTCCAGGCTCTTCCAAACGCCCAGGGCGAAGCGGCGCAGGGCGGGCTTGTCCACGGAGGGAGGGTACCATCCTAGCCCCTTGACACTCAAGGCATAGGAGTGTCAAAATGCCCCCTAGGAGGGTAAGGTATGCCGGTCTACGTCTACAAAGGCCTGGAAACGGGCAAGTACTACGAGTTTGAACAGGGCTTCCACGACGAACCCCTGAAGGCCCACCCCGAAACCGGGGAGCCCCTGAAGCGGGTTATCACCCCGCCCGCCATCATCTTCAAGGGCTCGGGGTGGCACGTGAAGGACTACGCCAAGAAGGACTCCTCCTCCAAATCGGAAGGGGGCGAAGACAAGGAGTAAGGGAGGTCTTCCCTGGCCCCAGGCGCAGCCTGGGGCCTTATGCTTTTGGCATGCTGAACCTAGCTGCGCTTGCGCTCCTTTTGCTGGGCCTGGCGGTGCTCTTTGCCCCAAGGCGGCGGTTCGGGTTTCCCTTGGTGGGGGCGGGGCTCCTTCTTCGCCGAGAAGCTCGCCCCTGGGGTGCAGACCATCTTTGTCCCCAGCACCGGGAACTTCCTCTTGGACTTGAGGGGCCTCCAGGGGGGCGCCAAGCCCTAGCGCAGAACCCGGTCCCCCGGGGCGAGCTCTAAGAGCCCTTCC includes these proteins:
- a CDS encoding 5-formyltetrahydrofolate cyclo-ligase is translated as MDKPALRRFALGVWKSLDRRALSVELVAQLLPWLAERRFQDILLYHPLPHELDLLSLTEKHPARYYLPKVAGEGLSVHPLGPLAPGPFGLLEPTTPPVDPGVLDLVVVPGLAFDREGFRLGHGKGFYDRFLAQVKAVRLGVVPEALLLPRLPRDPWDIPMAYLATEKGVWRVV
- a CDS encoding FmdB family zinc ribbon protein gives rise to the protein MPVYVYKGLETGKYYEFEQGFHDEPLKAHPETGEPLKRVITPPAIIFKGSGWHVKDYAKKDSSSKSEGGEDKE